The following are encoded together in the Bacillus sp. (in: firmicutes) genome:
- a CDS encoding sugar ABC transporter permease, with protein MSMKTAKIIRLTLSYLVLFVAMFIVIYPILWVIGASLNPGNSLMSSTMIPENPTLSHYQDLFGEDSLFLQWYWNTLKVSGLTMIFSVILVGLTAYAFSRYRFTGRKYGLMTFLILQMIPQFVAIIALYVLLSMLKLMDTHLGLILLYVGGGIPMNTWLAKGYFDTIPRELDESARMDGAGHLRIFFQIILPLSKPILAVVALFSFIGPFAEFILASLILRSEEKYTLAVGLYSLVSDQFNNKFTEFAAGSVLIAIPIALLFLSLQKYFVSGLTAGGTKG; from the coding sequence ATGAGTATGAAAACAGCGAAAATCATCCGCTTAACGTTGTCTTATCTCGTCTTGTTTGTTGCGATGTTTATCGTTATTTATCCCATTTTATGGGTCATCGGGGCTTCATTAAATCCAGGAAACAGTTTAATGAGCTCCACGATGATTCCTGAAAATCCGACGCTTAGCCACTATCAAGACCTGTTTGGAGAGGATTCCTTGTTCCTGCAATGGTATTGGAATACGTTAAAAGTGTCAGGACTTACGATGATTTTTTCCGTTATTTTAGTCGGACTGACTGCCTATGCGTTTTCACGTTACCGCTTTACCGGTCGTAAATATGGACTCATGACGTTTTTAATTTTACAAATGATTCCCCAATTTGTAGCAATTATCGCTTTATACGTGTTACTTTCCATGTTAAAGCTGATGGATACTCATCTAGGATTAATTCTCCTCTATGTAGGTGGGGGAATTCCGATGAATACGTGGTTAGCGAAAGGGTACTTCGATACCATTCCGCGTGAGTTAGATGAATCCGCTCGGATGGATGGTGCCGGTCACTTACGCATTTTCTTCCAAATTATTTTGCCGTTATCGAAACCGATTTTAGCGGTAGTGGCTTTGTTCTCGTTCATCGGACCGTTTGCCGAGTTTATTTTAGCGTCATTGATTTTACGTTCAGAAGAAAAATACACCCTCGCTGTTGGTCTTTATAGCTTAGTGTCCGACCAATTTAACAATAAATTTACGGAATTTGCTGCTGGTTCCGTCTTAATTGCGATTCCAATTGCGTTATTATTCTTGTCTTTACAAAAATATTTTGTGTCAGGTTTAACGGCTGGAGGAACGAAAGGGTAA
- a CDS encoding glycoside hydrolase family 31 protein, translating into MIDTSFMIHPGKNQSKTSSTLKDIGSVRQVAVEDGTIHLQCENGDVAILFYTEEIVRVVMNPLQTPTLATSVAVIKEREDVSFEMEEYSERLLIATRKLQIDLHKSPLRIAIKDKTGRLLVKDGEKGMGYTNERHVIGYKEMKEEEYFYGFGEKTSFLNKRGEKMTMWNSDVYAPHNPEIDALYQSIPFLLALNEGKAYGLYFDNTFKTVFDLKSSDNEYSFSAEGGQLDYYIFGGPTLKEVIQQYTSLTGRMPLPPKWAFGYHQSRYSYETAEEVRELVNQFQKRNIPLDAVYLDIHYMDGYRVFTFDPFSYPHPKELVEELNQAGVHVVPIVDPGVKVDSEYDVYRDGVEKDLFCKYMDGTLYTGDVWPGKSVFPDFPNKNVRTWWGNQHSFYTELGIEGIWNDMNEPAVFNETKTMDVQVVHNQDGEKKSHRELHNVYGLYMGEATYSGLKRLLNGKRPFVLTRAGFSGIQRYAAVWTGDNRSFWEHLQMSLPMCMNLGMSGIPFCGIDVGGFAHDCTPELFARWIQVGAFFPFFRNHSAIQTKRQEPWMFGEKVEQIAKKYIGLRYQWLPYIYTLFREAAQTGVPVMRPMVLEYPQDKETYEMHDQFMLGSDVLIAPVMSPSQKYRVVYLPEGEWYNYWTDERIVGSQYIMVEAPLDTLPIFIKSGAILPHGEVKRNTAEADRQLTIHLYGNEEGTSTFTLYEDDGTTFEFEQGCYFEQNIEVHYTSTNVNIEWNNVHQGLTPAWEKIVFVIHGAENRQVTLNGQVVDSSATFFEVRTK; encoded by the coding sequence ATGATCGATACGAGTTTTATGATCCATCCAGGAAAAAATCAATCGAAAACGTCTTCAACTTTAAAAGACATCGGTTCCGTCCGTCAAGTAGCAGTCGAGGATGGAACGATTCATCTTCAATGTGAAAATGGCGATGTCGCGATTTTGTTTTACACCGAAGAGATTGTTCGTGTGGTGATGAACCCGTTACAAACGCCAACATTAGCTACGTCAGTGGCGGTGATTAAGGAGCGAGAAGATGTATCATTTGAAATGGAAGAGTATAGCGAACGCCTGCTCATCGCCACTCGTAAGCTGCAAATCGATCTTCATAAGTCGCCGTTACGCATCGCTATAAAAGATAAAACAGGTCGCCTTCTTGTCAAAGATGGAGAAAAGGGAATGGGCTATACGAACGAACGCCATGTCATTGGGTATAAAGAAATGAAGGAAGAAGAGTATTTTTACGGATTCGGAGAAAAAACGAGCTTTTTAAACAAGCGCGGCGAAAAAATGACGATGTGGAACTCCGATGTATACGCCCCACATAATCCGGAAATTGATGCGTTATATCAATCGATTCCGTTTCTCCTCGCGTTAAACGAAGGGAAGGCGTACGGCTTATATTTTGATAACACGTTTAAAACGGTCTTTGACTTAAAATCAAGTGACAACGAGTATTCATTTTCAGCCGAAGGGGGACAACTCGATTATTACATTTTCGGCGGACCGACGTTAAAAGAGGTTATTCAACAATACACATCACTAACTGGACGGATGCCACTACCACCGAAATGGGCCTTTGGCTACCACCAATCTCGTTATAGCTATGAAACGGCCGAAGAGGTTCGGGAATTAGTCAATCAGTTTCAAAAAAGGAACATTCCTCTTGATGCGGTTTATTTAGATATTCATTATATGGATGGTTATCGCGTATTTACGTTTGATCCGTTCAGCTATCCACACCCAAAAGAGCTGGTAGAAGAACTGAATCAAGCTGGGGTGCATGTAGTTCCGATTGTCGATCCCGGAGTAAAAGTGGACTCCGAGTACGATGTGTATCGTGATGGTGTAGAAAAAGATTTATTTTGTAAATATATGGACGGAACGTTGTATACAGGGGACGTGTGGCCTGGAAAAAGCGTCTTTCCTGATTTTCCAAATAAAAACGTCCGAACGTGGTGGGGGAACCAACATTCATTTTATACAGAGTTAGGTATTGAAGGCATTTGGAACGATATGAACGAACCAGCTGTTTTTAACGAAACGAAAACAATGGATGTTCAAGTCGTTCATAACCAAGATGGTGAAAAGAAATCACACCGGGAACTTCATAATGTGTATGGTTTGTATATGGGTGAGGCCACCTACAGTGGATTAAAACGATTGCTAAACGGAAAACGGCCATTTGTTCTGACGCGGGCCGGTTTTTCGGGCATTCAGCGATATGCTGCTGTATGGACCGGGGATAATCGCAGCTTTTGGGAACATCTCCAAATGTCCTTACCGATGTGTATGAACCTCGGGATGTCAGGGATTCCGTTTTGTGGTATTGATGTTGGAGGATTTGCTCATGATTGTACACCAGAGTTGTTCGCCCGGTGGATCCAAGTAGGAGCGTTTTTCCCGTTTTTCCGTAACCATAGTGCGATTCAAACGAAAAGACAAGAACCGTGGATGTTCGGTGAAAAAGTAGAACAAATCGCCAAAAAGTACATTGGGTTACGGTATCAATGGTTGCCATATATTTATACCCTCTTCCGTGAAGCAGCTCAAACAGGAGTTCCTGTGATGCGACCAATGGTTTTGGAATATCCACAAGACAAGGAAACATACGAAATGCATGATCAATTTATGCTCGGTTCGGATGTGCTGATTGCTCCAGTGATGTCACCAAGTCAAAAGTATCGTGTCGTCTATCTTCCGGAAGGTGAATGGTATAACTATTGGACCGATGAAAGGATCGTAGGCAGCCAATATATCATGGTTGAAGCTCCTCTTGATACACTACCGATTTTCATCAAAAGTGGGGCCATTTTGCCTCATGGTGAAGTGAAAAGGAATACCGCTGAAGCGGACCGTCAATTGACCATTCATTTGTACGGTAATGAAGAAGGAACTTCCACTTTTACATTGTATGAAGATGATGGAACCACATTTGAGTTTGAACAGGGTTGTTATTTCGAACAGAACATTGAAGTTCATTATACATCGACCAACGTGAATATTGAATGGAACAATGTCCACCAAGGACTAACGCCTGCGTGGGAAAAAATCGTCTTTGTTATTCACGGAGCCGAAAATCGACAGGTGACGTTAAACGGTCAAGTTGTCGATTCATCTGCCACTTTTTTTGAAGTAAGAACGAAGTAA